A genomic region of Lysinibacillus sp. 2017 contains the following coding sequences:
- a CDS encoding DUF2920 family protein, giving the protein MEETENEFVDMSYMQAIDNITTIEAVKLILTENNLVFNERKIIGYGHSQGAYILHLANKLAPHLFTYIVDNSAWVNPVYLSSNRYLSKGIGKAVFAIEYDYMAKAYLKDKNSLSLHKIYKAFKNGAYIYSVLGTTDNLVDVKDKKTAIANLKHAKFELIDAKRVDGEIFKSTNHGLDADFLKLFDYVMQKVPAHQNKNKFVQNYIYASSQTQIAVNYSTALPLFQFVNNEAYRD; this is encoded by the coding sequence ATCGAAGAAACTGAAAATGAATTTGTAGATATGAGCTATATGCAAGCTATTGATAATATAACGACCATCGAAGCTGTAAAACTTATTCTTACTGAAAATAATTTAGTTTTTAATGAGCGTAAAATTATCGGATATGGGCATTCTCAAGGTGCATATATATTGCATCTTGCAAATAAGTTAGCACCACATTTATTTACCTATATAGTGGACAATTCGGCTTGGGTAAATCCTGTGTATTTGTCTAGTAATCGGTATTTAAGCAAAGGTATAGGAAAAGCAGTTTTTGCAATAGAATATGATTATATGGCAAAAGCGTACTTAAAGGATAAAAACTCGCTTTCATTACATAAGATTTATAAGGCATTCAAAAATGGAGCATATATTTATTCAGTTTTAGGAACAACAGATAATTTAGTTGATGTGAAAGACAAAAAAACTGCTATAGCCAATTTAAAGCATGCTAAATTTGAATTAATCGATGCCAAAAGAGTAGATGGCGAAATCTTCAAATCGACGAATCACGGTTTGGATGCTGATTTCTTGAAGCTATTCGATTACGTCATGCAAAAAGTACCTGCACATCAAAATAAGAATAAATTTGTTCAGAATTATATATATGCTAGTTCACAAACTCAAATAGCTGTAAATTATTCAACTGCGTTACCTTTGTTTCAGTTTGTAAATAATGAAGCATACAGAGATTAG